One genomic window of Hippocampus zosterae strain Florida chromosome 12, ASM2543408v3, whole genome shotgun sequence includes the following:
- the LOC127612188 gene encoding abl interactor 2-like isoform X3, with product MMAELQMLLEEEIPVGRRALLDSFPNLDRVAEYCETNYIQASDKHGALEETKSYTTQSVASVAYLINTLANNMLQMLDIQTSQLRRMESSVNHIAQTVGIHKEKVARREIGVLTANKNASRAHKIVAPPNPERPLRYVRKPVDFGALDDVGHGVKWLLRLKVNGSENMKGPGSSSPTQKAPSPPRARRSIFGGSSGGSHPSGSSRSSSREKSGSGIPVATPSPPAVFPVSPSVGPASSSSSAPNSSPTSSSSFSSSSSSSATLTLPPSSPHVPPPPPSKSNEIPGTACILPSPPPSPNSSSPKEGGLVPQFFSMNRPQPRQQTPQVGGSLPYRRPPSVTGQPFGTQSDQVNGGPYFNGQSPASPPPSLLQFTPQLPLMGFVARLQESISDGATSLQPASEETASARAPQDDDVQGAEGDSAVVEYHDPYVEEDPPWAPRNYLEKVVAVYDYTADKEDELSFQEGAIIYVLKKNEDGWFEGVMNATTGLFPGNYVESIMHYTD from the exons ATGATGGCGGAGCTTCAAATGCTTCTCGAGGAGGAGATCCCCGTGGGGAGAAGGGCTCTCCTTGACAGTTTTCCCAACCTGGATAGGGTGGCCGAGTACTGCGAGACCAACTATATCCAG GCCTCGGATAAGCACGGAGCCCTGGAGGAGACCAAGAGCTACACGACGCAGTCCGTAGCCAGCGTGGCCTACCTCATCAACACTCTGGCCAACAACATGCTGCAGATGCTCGACATCCAGACGTCACAGTTGCGGCGCATGGAGAGCTCCGTCAACCACATCGCACAG ACGGTGGGCATCCACAAGGAGAAGGTGGCGAGACGGGAGATCGGCGTGCTGACCGCCAATAAGAACGCCAGCCGCGCCCACAAGATCGTGGCGCCGCCCAATCCCGAGAGGCCGCTGCGCTACGTCCGCAAGCCGGTGGATTTCGGCGCGCTGGATGACGTCGGGCACGGCGTCAAG TGGTTGCTGAGGTTGAAG GTGAACGGGTCGGAGAACATGAAGGGGCCCGGGTCCAGCTCCCCCACCCAGAAAGCCCCCAGCCCCCCCAGGGCGAGACGCAGCATCTTTGG cgGCAGTAGCGGAGGGAGTCACCCCAGCGGCAGCAGTCGGAGTAGCAGCAGAGAGAAGAGCGGCAGCGGGATCCCAGTGGCGACGCCATCGCCGCCCGCCGTCTTTCCAG TCTCCCCGAGCGTCGGACCCGCTAGCTCGTCTTCGAGCGCCCCCAACTCTTCAccgacctcctcttcctccttctcgtcctcctcttcctcctccgccaCCCTCACCCTGCCACCGTCCTCGCCGcatgtccccccgccccctccgtcTAAGTCCAACGAGATCCCCGGCACCGCCTGCATCCTCCCTTCACCACCTCCCTCCCCCAACTCCTCTTCACCCAAAGAAG GTGGATTGGTGCCTCAGTTCTTCAGCATGAACCGCCCCCAGCCTCGCCAGCAGACGCCGCAGGTGGGCGGCTCCCTGCCCTACCGCCGTCCTCCCTCTGTCACCGGACAGCCGTTCGGGACGCAGAGCGACCAGGTCAACGGCGGGCCCTACTTCAACGGCCAAAGCCCGG ccTCTCCGCCACCCTCCCTCCTCCAGTTCACTCCTCAACTCCCCCTCATGGGCTTTGTGGCTCGCCTTCAGGAATCCA TCTCAGACGGGGCAACATCCCTCCAACCGGCTTCGGAAGAGACGGCATCCGCTCGGGCCCCCCAGGATGACGACGTCCAGGGGGCCGAGGGGGACTCTGCGGTGGTCGAATACCATGACCCGTATGTGGAGGAAGATCCCCCCTGGGCTCCCAGGAACTACCTGGAGAAAG TGGTGGCCGTCTACGACTACACGGCCGACAAGGAGGACGAGCTGTCTTTCCAGGAGGGCGCCATCATCTACGTACTAAAGAAGAATGAAGACGGCTGGTTCGAAGGCGTTATGAATGCCACCACTGGACTCTTCCCCGGGAACTACGTGGAGTCCATCATGCACTACACcgactga